The Arvicola amphibius chromosome 6, mArvAmp1.2, whole genome shotgun sequence DNA window CTGTCATTCAGTACCAAGGATTGAGCCCAGAACTTgtcatatgctaggcaagtgatctAATACCCAAATACATCTTCATTCAAAGAAGACTATGTGGCTCTCCTTTGTAACAGAATCAGTGAAAGGAGATAGTCAACAGAGTTCTAAAGGCTTGAAAATAACCACAGATCAAAGATTTCAAAGTCAGCTTTTGTTTGTGAATTACTCATCCACACTATTTAAGGACTCTGAAAACATTAGATGTGTTATGTTCATAAGAGGATACTGATATTTTAGATTTCCTTACTATCTGCATTCTTTATCATGTATATGACTGTCCAGTTGCATGGAAAGGACCAGAGCTTCCATCATAAAATATATGCCCACTATATAGAGTAATCTCACTAGTAATTCTAGCAAATAAGTAACTTTTCTAAATTTATTGAAGTTTTAATAGGCTTTTGAATGTGGCTCAAACACAGACTTTTGTAAGTGCTAGGCATAGGCTCTATTGTGGCCCTTTCTCCCTagctgaaaatagaaaatatttttggttaCTTTTAAATTCCTATCAACATCATTCAGAAAATCCAAATAACAGAAGTTTGTTTAGTTATTAATCATACAAGCTGTATCGTGTCAGTCCTGAATTTTAAAGTGCTTTTCAATGATTTTGtggatatttttataattgttctagagagaaaaaatacaaattatcttaaaaattaaatggctggagatatagctcagttgacTGAGTTACTTGTCTGTATGCATGAGGCTcagagttcaatgcccagcactgcaTAGAATGAACATAGTTTACATGCCTATCATCTTAATACTtctgagacagaggcaagaggaataGGAGGTTCAAGATTATCTTTGGCTATAAACCAAGTTTCTAGTTCTAATGGTAGTAAGGAAATATCAACTACCCACTatataaacacaaagaataaaggaaCAAAACCATGTGTATTTCCCAAGGACCCGAGGCCCCTGTGCATTAAGGTTTTTATCTGCTgacctgcagaggacctgttTCACCCTCGTCCTCCACCACAGAAGAGTTAGCTTCCTATCACACAGCAAAGACCTTCAGCACACAAAGTCAGGGCTGCAGCTGGGAAGCCCTGCCCCTAGTCTCTCCAGCGATGTCCACACTGAGCATTGCAGCACTTGTAGAAGGTGGTCATTGGCTCATCTGCAGAACGGGTCTGAAGCTGCATGAAATAGGCACGCGGATGTTCACATTTGGGACATGGCTCTGACAAAGAGAAAAACCAGTCATCCACATTACACAAATACTATTAAGTATGGGTAAATATCTCATTCCCACGTTCATCCAGACTATGCTGCCAATGGTAAATTTGCCAATAGCAACATCCGACCCACAGCATACCAATActaaggggactggagagactgTGACTTTGAAAGCACCTTCCTAGTATCACTTTCTCAAATTTTACTGAAGACTGGATGGAAGCATAGCATGGGAAGGGTCTCTTGTAGTCTGTTTTGAGAGGCTATAAACAAAAATACCTGCCCAGGGTGGTAGTACACAGCTATATTCCAGGACGTAAGAGACTGAGACAAGAGGCTTgccacaaggccagcctgggctatatattaagagtctatctcaaaaataaacaaatagccaggcggtggtggcgcacgcctttaatcccagcactcgggaggcagaggcaggcggatctctgtgaattcgggaccggcctggtctacaagagctagttccaggataggctccaaagctacagagaaaccctgtctcgaaaaaccaaaaaaaaaaaaaaaaaaaaaaaaaaaaaaaaaaaaaaaaaaaaaatacttcctgtATTTGCAAACACAAGATATTTGTAATTACtgatatttgtcattatttatatttccttaatTCTTTCATACTTACTGGGGGAGGGTGGAAAACAACTTTCCTTGAGTCAGCTATCTGAGCTtcaaggatcaaattcaggttaaCAGGTTTGGCAACAAGAGCTTTTACCTGCTAAACCATGTCATTGGTCCTAATAATATACAGGGctgtattataataataataataataataagcaggGTTGAGTCACTGGCGTTGTAATGGAAAACTTCCCACCTGCAGTAGAGTCCACGTTCTCCCAGGCAGCTGCTCCACCAAGCACATCATCCACTTCTTTCAGTTTTGGATACTTTCGGTTTGTTACCTAACAAAAACAAGCCATCAGATTTCAAGTAATCATACAGTTTTAAAAGTGGGACACCAAACCATAACCCACCTGCAGCATTTCCTCTACTTGGTAAATGGATACAAAATTTATCTTCTTCAAAGAGCACCAAGAGCCATTAAAATGTTGGGGTTTTGTGACTG harbors:
- the LOC119816573 gene encoding DNA-directed RNA polymerase III subunit RPC10-like, with product MPEISRDPMLVRSLEVSDIEPLGCFGNISVTKPQHFNGSWCSLKKINFVSIYQVEEMLQVTNRKYPKLKEVDDVLGGAAAWENVDSTAEPCPKCEHPRAYFMQLQTRSADEPMTTFYKCCNAQCGHRWRD